In Dromiciops gliroides isolate mDroGli1 chromosome 5, mDroGli1.pri, whole genome shotgun sequence, the following are encoded in one genomic region:
- the NAGA gene encoding alpha-N-acetylgalactosaminidase — translation MKLTVILLALVLQVFSLENGLMRTPPMGWLAWERYRCNINCEEDPDNCINERLFMDMADRLANDGWRDLGYNYINIDDCWMAPNRDEDGRLMADPKRFPSGIKALADYVHSLGLKLGIYEDMGNKTCMGYPGTTVDDVVLDAETFASWEVDMLKLDGCYSSAIDRAQGYPGMADALNATGRPIAYSCSWPAYDGGLPPLVNYTLLTEICNLWRNYDDIEDSWQSVLSIVDWYTKNQDILQPVAGPGHWNDPDMLLIGNFGLSFEQAKAQMALWTILAAPLFMSTDLRTISPQNVDILQNKLMIKINQDPLGIQGRRVLKTKHEIEVFVRPLSNNTSAIVFFSRRTDMPYRYKTTLGSLNFTDSASYEVQDVYTGNIISGLTPDTRFTVIINPSGVVMWYLYPIPDLAEKQLPEL, via the exons GTGTTTTCTCTGGAAAATGGGCTGATGCGGACGCCCCCCATGGGCTGGCTGGCCTGGGAACGCTACCGCTGTAACATCAATTGTGAAGAGGACCCTGACAATTGCATCAA TGAGCGTCTGTTTATGGACATGGCCGACCGGCTGGCCAACGATGGCTGGAGGGACCTGGGCTACAACTATATCAACATTGATGACTGCTGGATGGCGCCCAACCGTGACGAGGATGGCCGTCTGATGGCTGACCCTAAGAGATTTCCCAGCGGTATCAAGGCCTTGGCAGACTAT GTTCACTCACTGGGCCTGAAGCTGGGCATCTATGAAGACATGGGCAACAAGACTTGCATGGGTTACCCGGGCACCACAGTGGACGATGTGGTCCTAGATGCAGAGACCTTTGCCAGTTGGGAAGTGGACATGCTGAAGCTGGATGGGTGCTACTCAAGCGCCATAGACCGTGCTCAGG GTTACCCTGGCATGGCAGATGCCCTGAACGCCACAGGCCGCCCCATCGCCTACTCCTGCAGCTGGCCAGCCTACGACGGAGGTCTCCCTCCTCTG GTGAACTACACCCTCCTGACTGAGATCTGCAACCTCTGGCGCAACTACGATGACATCGAGGACTCCTGGCAGAGCGTCCTCTCCATCGTAGACTGGTACACCAAGAACCAGGACATCCTCCAGCCTGTGGCAGGCCCTGGCCACTGGAATGACCCGGACATG TTGCTCATAGGGAACTTTGGTCTGAGCTTCGAGCAGGCCAAGGCACAGATGGCCCTGTGGACGATCTTGGCGGCCCCTCTCTTCATGTCCACAGACCTCCGCACCATCTCACCCCAGAACGTGGACATTCTACAGAACAAGCTCATGATTAAGATTAACCAGGACCCCTTGGGCATCCAGGGGCGCAGAGTGCTCAAG ACCAAACACGAGATCGAGGTGTTTGTGCGCCCACTGTCCAACAACACCAGTGCCATTGTCTTCTTCAGCCGCAGGACAGACATGCCCTACCGCTATAAGACCACACTCGGCTCTCTCAACTTCACAGACTCCGCATCATATGAG GTTCAGGACGTCTACACGGGAAACATCATCAGCGGCCTCACGCCGGACACCAGGTTCACTGTGATCATCAACCCATCAGGTGTTGTCATGTGGTACCTGTACCCCATCCCAGACCTGGCTGAGAAGCAGCTCCCCGAGTTGTGA
- the WBP2NL gene encoding postacrosomal sheath WW domain-binding protein — MAVNQHHTDDRRVIVPPGESILMRYEDVELSFSNVSDPSNLFKGSRKGVLFLTQYRVTNWGRPGPFPWAPLASLGSRAAAWASGRAGPVIFLASHPAKDSLMSFMMPFNLMRDYSVEQPTFGANYLKGSISAAPDGGWEGQATFKLIFRSGGAFEFGRLMTQCATNAAKGLPPPVMFLGFGPQAHLVLAVNHRAPPSGHTQVIYVMPNSSSYMPSPSGYQIAATSVPGYGVLPPGYVPPPPGYGPPPPGYGPPPPGYGPPPPGFVPPPPGYGPPPPGYGPPPPGFVPPPP, encoded by the exons TATTCTGATGCGCTACGAAGACGTGGAACTCTCCTTCTCCAACGTGTCTGACCCGTCCAACCTCTTCAAGGGCTCCAGAAAGGGAGTGCTGTTCCTCACCCAGTACCGGGTAACTAACTGGGGCCGCCCGGGGCCTTTTCCTTGGGCGCCCCTCGCCTCCCTTGGGTCTAGAGCTGCAGCCTGGGCCAGCGGCAGGGCAGGGCCA GTGATCTTCCTTGCCTCGCACCCTGCAAAGGACTCCCTCATGTCCTTCATGATGCCGTTCAATCTAATGAGGGACTATTCGGTGGAGCAGCCCACCTTTGGTGCCAACTACCTCAAAGGAAGCATCTCTGCTGCACCAGACG GGGGCTGGGAAGGACAGGCCACCTTCAAACTGATCTTCCGGAGCGGAGGCGCCTTTGAGTTTGGTCGGCTGATGACGCAATGCGCCACCAATG CTGCCAAAGGGCTCCCACCCCCAGTGATGTTCCTGGGCTTCGGCCCCCAGGCCCACCTTGTCCTCGCTGTGAACCACCGAGCGCCCCCGTCGGGCCACACCCAGGTCATTTACGTGATGCCCAACAGCTCCTCCTACATGCCATCCCCCTCAG GGTATCAGATCGCTGCGACCTCGGTCCCTGGCTATGGGGTTCTTCCCCCTGGATACGTACCCCCTCCTCCTGGATACGGACCCCCTCCCCCTGGATACGGACCCCCTCCTCCTGGATACGGACCCCCGCCCCCGGGATTCGTGCCCCCACCCCCTGGATACGGACCCCCACCTCCTGGATACGGACCCCCTCCCCCGGGATTCGTGCCCCCTCCCCCT